The genomic window GCCGCCCTCCTGGCTGGTCTCCACTACTCGAACCTGCTCGGTGAGAATTCCATAGATGAGGAGCACCTCAGAAAAATCGGCCGCTTCGCAAACCTCGTAGCCGCGCTCTCAACGACCCTACGGGGGGCCTGGAGCGTTCCAAAAATGGAGGAAATAGTCCTGATGAAAGAGGTGAGGGAGCTCTACCACCGCTCCAGCAGGTAGTCCTTTTCCTCAAGGAATACCTTCGCCCTCTCCTCTATCAGTTTTTCAGCCTCAAGGGTGCTCATGTCCATCGTTCTTTTGACGAAGTCCGCCGTCTTCGCGAAGTACAGCGGCACGAGGGGTTCCGCCTCGGTTAGAATTCCGTTCCTGTACGCCACGGCTCCGTCGTAGAGGACGTGGCTCCAGAGCCTGTCGTCGAACTCAAAGGTCTTGAGTGCACTCACCACCCCCTTGAGCGTCTCTTCACTAAGCGCCCTCCTCAGCACAGGTTCGTGCTGGGCGAATAGCTCCTTCGCCCTTATCTCCAGGAGCTCCAGGGTCACCTTTACCGGCTCGGGTTCACCTTCCTCAAGCTCCCCGAATACCGGGACGGGCTCTATCGTTCTCACGTGCTTCCAGATGTCCTCGTACTTCTTCATCAGCATGAACAGCGTTCCGACGACCTGGTTGAACATGGGGCCGAGGGAAGCGGCAGGATCCTTGGGGTCGTGTATCTTCATCCCCAACGCCGCCTGGGTGATTTTGAAGCCCCTAGCTATGGCAGTCGTCGTCAGGAAAATATCCACGCCGAAGCGCGCCACGTGTGTCTTCCAGACCTCCTCGTCTTCGAGGTAGGCCTCCATGAGCCTTCTGCTTATTCCGAAGTCCCCCCCTATCGGCTGTCTGACGTTCTTTCCGTAGAGAGAGGCCGTCATCGGGTAGGCTATGTTGTTGGTTATCGTGCCGTCCCACTTGTGCCTTATGTAGAGCGGCGCCACGAAATCGTAGCCCTCCTCGATGGGCCTGGCAAAGCGGTATATCCACTCGGGGGTTATGCTCCTTAAATCACTGTCGACGAAGACTATGGCATCGGCGTCTCTCCCGAGGGCGAACTCCATGAGCTCCTTCATGGCACTGCCCTTTCCCGGGATGGGCCATCTGTAAACGAAGCTGTGAACTTTGACACCATCCGGAACCTCTGTTCCCAAAACGGCGTCCCTCGTCCCATCGGTGCTTCCCCCGTCGGCGTTGACGACTATTCCTCCACCGAAATACTTCTTCAGCCCCTCAGCGGCCTGCTTCACGACAAAAGAGATTGTTTCCGCGTTGTTGTAACTGGGAATTCCAACGATGACCTTCATCTTTTCCACCCCATAAATTTACAACCATTTAAAGTGGTTTATTTTGAAAAGGATTATATACCTTTCGACCGTATCTGGAAGCAGGCGATGTCCATGGAGCTGAAGGTCGGAGTGATCGGCTGCGGAAACATCTTCAACCTCGCCCACAAAAAGGCGCTGAGGGGAATAGAGGGGATTAAGGTCGTTGCCTGCATGGACATAGACGCTGCCAGGGCGAAGGAAGGTGCTAAGGAGCTCGGGGCGAAGGCGTTCACGGGGCTCGATGAGTTCCTTGACCTAGACCTCGACGTCGTGGAGATACTGACGCCGACGTACACCCATGCCGAGCTGGCCATTGCGGCCCTTAAGGCTGGAAAGCACGTGGTAGTGGAGAAGCCGATAGCCCTCACCGTTGAAGAGGGCGAGAGGATGATAAAAACCGCCGAAAAGAAAGACCTGCATCTCTTCGTTGGCCACGTGAGGCGGTTTGACAAGAGATGGATTCAGATGAAGGAGGTCATAAAGAAGCGCAACATCCTTCCCATGCACATCAGGAAGGCCGAAGTCCAGAACCTCCCCTTCCCGAAGGACTACTGGTACTGGGACGAAAAGAGAAGTGGCGGCGTCGCCGTTGACCTCGGAGTGCACGTCACGGACTTCCTGCGCTGGTTCTTTGAGAGCGAACCTGTAAGCGTCTACGCCGTTGGAAAGGCGATAAAGGAAGAGGCTAGAGCCAATGGGACGTTCGACCACTTCATGATGATGATAAAGTTTGAGGGAGAAAAGACGGGCATAGCCGAGGTCAGCTGGGCGTATCCCTATCCCTCGCGCTACGGCGTATTCTACCACCACGTCGACATCATAGGCAAGAACGGCAGGATACGCTATACCCCTCTGGATACCCCGGTCGTCGGCGTTGCCAAGGCCAACTTCGAGATGCCCCGCTTCTCACCGCTCCTTTCAACGTTTCCAGACGCCTTCGAGAGGGAACTGAGGCACTTCTTCAACTGCATCAGGGGCAGGGAGGAACCAGTGGTTACAGCGGAGGACGCCCTTATTGCGCTGAAGATTGCAGAAAAGGCCAAGGAAAGCGCCCGGAAGGGGGAGGTGGTTGAGATATGAGGAAGCTCAACTTTGGAATAATCAGCTACGCCCACCCGCATGCCCTCCGTTTTGCCTCGGTAATTGCTAGGGGCAAGAGGACAAAGCTCGTCGCCATATCCGGGGACGGCTCGAACTCTGACGTGGCCAGGGCCGAGGCGAGGAAGTATGGGGCGAAGTTCTACAAGGGCTACGAAGCCCTCTTGAGGGACGAAAACGTGGAGGCCGTTTACATTGCCATAGAGACTTACCGGCACAGGGAAGTAGCCGTGAGGGCCGCGGAGGAGGGCAAGCACATACTCCTTGAGAAGCCTATTGCCTTGAACCTCAAGGACGCTGATGAGGTCATTAAGGCCGCTAAAAAGGCCGGTGTTAAGCTCATGCTGCCCTTCAACCCCAGGTTCACGGAGCCCCTCGTGAAGGCCAAAGAGATGATCGATGCCGGCGAGATAGGTGCTCTGGAGTACATACAAACGATCTCTGAAAACGTTAAGCCTCCGATATTCCTCCAGGGGCTGGATATGGGATGGTTCTTGGACGTCAAAAAGTCTGGAGGCGGTGGCTTCATGGACACTGCGCCTCACGGCGTTGACTCCCTACTCTGGCTAACTGGGGATGTGCCAAAAAAGGTCTATGCGGATATTGGGAGCAAAATATACGGCTTCCCTGTGGATGACATCGGAACGGCGGTTCTTGAGTTCAAGAAAGGTGTTCTGGCAGTTCTCACAGCCGGATGGGGCAATCCCAAGGGCTATTCCTACGGTATCGAGATAAAGTACTACCTCGTTGGCAGGGAGGGGTTCCTCGACGTTAGAACCGCTTATCCCGACTTCACTGTCTATCAGGACAGGGCCGAGAAGATATACTGGGACAGACCGGACGTGAGGGGAATAGTGAGTTCCTTCACGAGGGCCGTCTTGAAGGATGGTGATGTTCCCATAACGGGTGAAGACGCCAAGAAGAACCTTGCGATAATCCTTGCCGCATACGAATCTTCCAGAACAGGGAAAACCGTGAAGCCAAGACTTTAATTCCAAACTTTTACTTTTTTGTAATACAACCACTTTAAGTGGTTCTAAACATAAGCCTTATATAGTTTGCTCACTTAGGTTCGTTGAAGTACCTTATTGAGGGATAGGGTGATGCCCCATGATTAGGAGGTTGTTTGGTGTTCTGTTGGCGGCGGTTGTGTTGTTCGCCGTAGTGTCCAGTGGCTGTATCTCCCCAGGAGGTGGGGAGAAGGTAACAGTGACGTTTCTGTCAACCCAGCTGAATCCGCCCGAAGAGAGGGCCTTTGTCCAGGATGAGTTGCTGAAGGGCTTTACGGACGAAACGGGGATCGAGGTAAACTTCGTACCAA from Thermococcus sp. MAR1 includes these protein-coding regions:
- a CDS encoding glycosyltransferase, whose product is MKVIVGIPSYNNAETISFVVKQAAEGLKKYFGGGIVVNADGGSTDGTRDAVLGTEVPDGVKVHSFVYRWPIPGKGSAMKELMEFALGRDADAIVFVDSDLRSITPEWIYRFARPIEEGYDFVAPLYIRHKWDGTITNNIAYPMTASLYGKNVRQPIGGDFGISRRLMEAYLEDEEVWKTHVARFGVDIFLTTTAIARGFKITQAALGMKIHDPKDPAASLGPMFNQVVGTLFMLMKKYEDIWKHVRTIEPVPVFGELEEGEPEPVKVTLELLEIRAKELFAQHEPVLRRALSEETLKGVVSALKTFEFDDRLWSHVLYDGAVAYRNGILTEAEPLVPLYFAKTADFVKRTMDMSTLEAEKLIEERAKVFLEEKDYLLERW
- a CDS encoding Gfo/Idh/MocA family protein, which encodes MSMELKVGVIGCGNIFNLAHKKALRGIEGIKVVACMDIDAARAKEGAKELGAKAFTGLDEFLDLDLDVVEILTPTYTHAELAIAALKAGKHVVVEKPIALTVEEGERMIKTAEKKDLHLFVGHVRRFDKRWIQMKEVIKKRNILPMHIRKAEVQNLPFPKDYWYWDEKRSGGVAVDLGVHVTDFLRWFFESEPVSVYAVGKAIKEEARANGTFDHFMMMIKFEGEKTGIAEVSWAYPYPSRYGVFYHHVDIIGKNGRIRYTPLDTPVVGVAKANFEMPRFSPLLSTFPDAFERELRHFFNCIRGREEPVVTAEDALIALKIAEKAKESARKGEVVEI
- a CDS encoding Gfo/Idh/MocA family protein; the encoded protein is MRKLNFGIISYAHPHALRFASVIARGKRTKLVAISGDGSNSDVARAEARKYGAKFYKGYEALLRDENVEAVYIAIETYRHREVAVRAAEEGKHILLEKPIALNLKDADEVIKAAKKAGVKLMLPFNPRFTEPLVKAKEMIDAGEIGALEYIQTISENVKPPIFLQGLDMGWFLDVKKSGGGGFMDTAPHGVDSLLWLTGDVPKKVYADIGSKIYGFPVDDIGTAVLEFKKGVLAVLTAGWGNPKGYSYGIEIKYYLVGREGFLDVRTAYPDFTVYQDRAEKIYWDRPDVRGIVSSFTRAVLKDGDVPITGEDAKKNLAIILAAYESSRTGKTVKPRL